One Rossellomorea aquimaris DNA window includes the following coding sequences:
- a CDS encoding fasciclin domain-containing protein, giving the protein MKNKTFALIMAVFMVFLTLSNGVSATEGGAPASKDIVDTAVEAGQFKTLAAALEKAGLVETLKGEGPYTVFAPTDAAFEKLLKKLGITAEELLAREDLKDILLYHVLSGKVMSTDLKDGTKAETLAKKTVDISLDPVRINNANVVKADIQASNGVIHVIDEVLLPE; this is encoded by the coding sequence ATGAAAAATAAAACATTTGCTTTGATTATGGCAGTATTCATGGTTTTCCTGACCCTTTCAAATGGGGTATCGGCTACTGAAGGCGGGGCTCCGGCAAGTAAGGATATCGTTGACACCGCTGTAGAAGCAGGTCAGTTCAAAACCCTTGCAGCTGCTTTAGAAAAAGCAGGACTCGTGGAGACATTGAAAGGCGAGGGGCCGTATACGGTATTCGCACCGACTGATGCTGCGTTTGAAAAGTTGCTGAAGAAATTAGGCATTACGGCAGAAGAATTATTAGCAAGAGAAGACTTGAAAGACATTCTCCTGTACCATGTGCTTTCTGGTAAAGTCATGTCTACAGATCTTAAAGATGGTACAAAGGCGGAAACACTAGCCAAGAAAACAGTGGATATTTCACTCGACCCTGTTCGCATCAACAATGCCAATGTGGTAAAAGCCGATATCCAGGCTTCCAACGGCGTCATCCACGTGATCGACGAAGTGTTACTTCCAGAGTAA